In Quercus lobata isolate SW786 chromosome 12, ValleyOak3.0 Primary Assembly, whole genome shotgun sequence, a genomic segment contains:
- the LOC115969892 gene encoding protein PXR1 yields MKHQKPRDEENRGKNNGSNSIKMNNNNNMKKKKKRLGGGGLSLEAFANAKTKGDFYNPSLIKKQKEFYKNAKHVKKYKKLLKQQSQQHDISSAIRSVEDENETEDGSRMGMIKQNKKNPGIPSLKEMYDKKHEKKEKERIEMQEVLQAKKEERDKAEARRKAAREKMFKKTRAGQPVMKYRIEHLLETIQNSAKN; encoded by the exons ATGAAGCATCAGAAACCACGAGACGAGGAAAACAGGGGGAAAAACAATGGCTCAAATTCGATAAAaatgaacaacaacaacaacatgaagaagaagaagaagaggttaGGTGGGGGTGGCCTTTCGCTCGAGGCATTCGCTAATGCCAAAACAAAAGGAGATTTTTACAACCCATCTCTCATAa AGAAGCAAAAGGAGTTTTATAAGAATGCAAAGCATGTGAAGAAGTATAAGAAGTTGCTAAAGCAACAAAGTCAGCAACATGATATTTCCTCAGCTATAAGATCCGTTGAG GATGAGAATGAAACTGAAGATGGAAGCAGAATGGGTATGATCAAACAGAACAAGAAGAATCCTGGTATACCCAGTTTGAAAGAAATGTATGATAAGAAgcatgaaaagaaagagaaggaaaggaTTGAGATGCAGGAAGTTCTTCAAgcaaagaaggaagagagagacaaGGCTGAAGCTCGGAGGAAGGCTGCAAGAGAGAAGATGTTCAAGAAGACGAGAGCAGGCCAGCCTGTTATGAAGTATAGAATCGAGCATCTTTTGGAGACTATTCAAAATTCAGCCAAAAACTAA